The following proteins are encoded in a genomic region of Coffea eugenioides isolate CCC68of chromosome 6, Ceug_1.0, whole genome shotgun sequence:
- the LOC113774147 gene encoding uncharacterized protein LOC113774147: MANVNNPLNSAPATSSTSAIYNWAASSKLNELETAKTRRVAQMSPTASSSNDPPQTSLGGLPTRMHTNSASSPNIAMQQPALSSDTDANEGQSSVKKIIHETMMSNQLGGGIMGINNGE; encoded by the exons ATGGCAAATGTAAATAATCCACTGAATTCGGCTCCTGCAACTTCCTCTACTAGTGCCATATATAACTGGGCTGCGTCATCAAAACTCAATGAACTCGAGACAGCAAAAACCCGAAGAGTAGCGCAAATG TCTCCAACGGCATCATCATCTAACGATCCTCCACAGACTTCACTTGGTGGCTTACCGACCAGAATGCACACGAATTCTGCTAGTTCACCGAACATTGCAATGCAGCAGCCAGCACTTTCTAGTGACACAGATGCAAATGAAGGCCAGAGTTCTGTTAAAAAAATCATACATGAAACGATGATGTCAAATCAGCTTGGTGGTGGTATCATGGGCATCAATAATGGCGAATGA